The Arachis ipaensis cultivar K30076 chromosome B07, Araip1.1, whole genome shotgun sequence genome includes a window with the following:
- the LOC107609761 gene encoding F-box protein SKIP23, which translates to MGMDWSDLPPEIIEIIAGNLPTYGDYLRFRAACRCWHSFLPQSPLHLRPQLPWLMLSRRAFFHLSTYKTHLLNLPEASIRTRNCGSSHGWLVSLNEESPSVSLLNPLTRATRSLPPLNAFPSVIGFNYSNVGREYLVRNHHGGVDSFNLRQMCNSFVRKIVLSSSPSGNSEFSAFAIVGERNLAFCRSGDDSWIFVSEELHCWEDAVHHDGSNSFYAVSKEGTVAVCCVDDDCFPPRVSIIQTVASARFSGDIHYAVFSGEDMMLVSRILEQEFDDAGGESNLVYRTVGFEIFEMNWCAFKWQKVESLGDRALFIGGNSSLSLVAASVGCLGDCIYFTDDYSDFNYDDACGKHDLGIFRLWDQGIEPLPCYPRNSYSRLGWPLPIWVSPNPS; encoded by the coding sequence ATGGGCATGGACTGGAGTGACCTACCACCGGAGATTATCGAAATTATCGCCGGAAACTTACCAACCTATGGCGACTACCTCCGATTCAGGGCCGCATGCCGGTGCTGGCACTCGTTTCTCCCACAATCACCTCTCCACCTCCGTCCTCAGCTCCCATGGCTCATGCTCTCACGGCGAGCCTTCTTCCACCTCTCCACATACAAGACTCACCTCCTCAACCTTCCAGAAGCTTCCATCCGAACCCGAAACTGCGGCTCCTCCCACGGCTGGCTCGTCTCTCTCAACGAAGAGTCCCCCAGCGTCAGCCTCCTCAACCCTCTCACGCGCGCCACGCGCTCTCTCCCTCCACTCAACGCTTTCCCCAGCGTCATCGGTTTCAATTACTCCAACGTCGGTCGAGAATACCTCGTTCGGAACCACCATGGCGGCGTTGACTCCTTCAATCTAAGGCAGATGTGCAACTCCTTCGTCAGAAAGATCGTCTTATCCTCGAGCCCTTCAGGGAACAGCGAATTCTCGGCGTTTGCGATTGTCGGTGAACGGAACCTGGCGTTCTGTAGAAGCGGCGATGATTCTTGGATTTTCGTTAGCGAAGAACTTCACTGCTGGGAAGACGCGGTTCATCACGATGGCTCAAACTCGTTCTATGCGGTGAGCAAAGAAGGAACGGTTGCGGTGTGTTGTGTTGATGATGATTGTTTTCCTCCTCGTGTATCGATCATTCAGACCGTGGCGTCGGCGAGATTCTCCGGCGATATTCACTACGCGGTTTTTTCCGGCGAGGACATGATGTTGGTGTCGCGGATTCTGGAACAGGAGTTCGATGATGCAGGCGGTGAGTCCAATTTGGTGTATAGAACCGTGGGGTTTGAAATCTTTGAGATGAATTGGTGTGCGTTTAAATGGCAAAAGGTTGAAAGTTTGGGCGATCGCGCTCTGTTTATTGGAGGGAACTCTTCGCTTTCGTTAGTTGCTGCTTCTGTTGGGTGTTTGGGGGATTGCATATATTTCACTGATGATTATTCGGATTTTAATTATGATGATGCTTGTGGGAAGCATGATTTGGGGATCTTCAGATTATGGGACCAAGGTATTGAGCCTTTGCCATGCTATCCCCGAAATTCATATTCTAGGTTGGGTTGGCCTCTCCCAATTTGGGTTTCACCTAATCCCTCTTAA
- the LOC107607499 gene encoding uncharacterized protein LOC107607499 — protein MDDRVILKIYCGGQILLETYEGVQFVCQNPVDVVIPFTLSLDELKGVICEKIHSERSGRISCILYRYPLPVFGGFVHFQTKYVTDEAMDRNIEVEDYDSGSDEDFESNYEIVGPSENEDGADGPMNPDVAEVANALANSHPFQEPSFMRSLDLEAMNAAEFPQYMNAELPVVVDGEFTVGMEFSSREEVIKAMKDYTIRRGVDYRVYDMSEPTTFYAKCTHYGKGCDWLIRVTKMQKKYYWEIRRYNGSHTCTRSTISQDHLKLDSKTVAEAIKPLVEVDPSLKVKSVIAEVQSKFNYTISYRKAWLAKQKVVESIFGGWEASYKALPIWFEAMCHKEPSAVVHFETMDAYQGDDLVPDIRVLHRVFWSYYPCIRAFRHCKPVVQVDGTHLYGKYKGCLLVAVSQDGNNNIVPIAFAIVEGETSDAWYFFLSNLRQHVVTRDGVRLISDRHDSIRSAIDRSNGAWSPPKAFHMFCIRHIESNFLRKFKAPYLQKLIVNIGYSRTIREYQMRYERLKERGEAYTNWLDRIPREQYALAFDGGYRWGHMTTNLVECINSVLKGARNLPVTTLVKATFYRLNELFTRKRAEAEARINAGHVFFEMVTSKLHANQRASGNIQVSCFDREHEVFEVREMPNGVEYAVDLRQQRCDYGEFQVDRIPCRHVLACCANQRLDWQVYVHDVYKMDSVRRVYRARFRPLENPTTWPAYRGPRFVGNPFLRRVAKGRPKMTRFLNEMDTRMLRGPRRCKQCGAEGHSRSRCRQRGGPSAGAPGE, from the exons ATGGATGATAGagttatattaaaaatttattgtgGTGGACAGATTTTGTTAGAAACATATGAGGGAGTTCAATTTGTATGTCAAAATCCAGTAGATGTTGTTATTCCGTTTACATTGTCATTAGATGAATTgaaaggtgtgatttgtgagaagatacaTTCAGAAAGATCAGGAAGAATATCGTGTATTTTGTACAGGTATCCTTTACCTGTGTTTGGTGGATTCGTCCATTTTCAGACGAAATACGTGACAGATGAAGCGA TGGACCGAAATATTGAAGTCGAAGATTATGATAGTGGTAGCGATGAGGACTTTGAAAGTAACTATGAGATCGTTGGTCCAAGTGAAAACGAAGATGGAGCTGACGGCCCCATGAACCCAGATGTGGCGGAGGTTGCTAATGCACTAGCAAACTCGCATCCGTTTCAGGAGCCTTCTTTCATGCGGTCGTTGGATTTGGAAGCGATGAATGCAGCTGAGTTTCCCCAATATATGAATGCAG AGCTTCCTGTTGTGGTAGACGGTGAATTTACGGTGGGGATGGAATTCAGTTCAAGGGAGGAAGTAATCAAGGCAATGAAAGACTATACCATCCGTAGAGGGGTAGACTATCGGGTTTATGATATGTCGGAACCGACGACATTCTATGCTAAATGTACACATTATGGCAAAGGTTGTGATTGGCTGATCAGGGTTACGAAAATGCAGAAGAAGTACTACTGGGAGATAAGGAGGTACAATGGTAGTCACACTTGTACCCGGTCGACAATTTCTCAAGACCATTTGAAACTGGACTCCAAGACAGTTGCAGAAGCAATTAAGCCGTTGGTAGAGGTTGACCCATCTTTGAAGGTGAAATCAGTCATTGCGGAAGTCCAGTCGAAGTTTAACTACACCATCAGCTATAGGAAAGCTTGGTTAGCAAAGCAGAAGGTGGTTGAGTCAATTTTCGGAGGTTGGGAGGCATCGTATAAAGCTTTAcccatatggtttgaggccatgtgtcacaaGGAGCCGTCAGCAGTGGTTCACTTTGAAACAATGGATGCGTACCAGGGGGATGACTTGGTTCCTGATATCCGTGTACTACATAgagtcttctggagttattacccttGTATTAGGGCCTTCAGACATTGCAAGCCAGTAGTGCAGGTGGACGGAACTCATTTGTATGGTAAATACAAGGGTTGTTTGTTGGTTGCAGTCTCACAAGATGGTAATAACAACATCGTGCCTATTGCATTTGCCATAGTGGAGGGGGAGACCTCTGATGCATGGTACTTTTTTCTAAGTAACCTTCGTCAACATGTGGTCACACGTGATGGTGTCAGACTTATCTCTGATCGACACGATTCTATCAGGTCAGCTATTGATCGGAGTAATGGGGCTTGGTCTCCTCCCAAAGCTTTCCATATGTTCTGTATCCGGCATATTGAGTCGAATTTCTTGAGAAAGTTCAAGGCACCGTACCTGCAGAAGCTCATCGTCAATATCG GGTATTCGAGGACGATACGGGAGTACCAGATGCGCTATGAACGATTAAAAGAACGGGGTGAGGCTTACACCAACTGGCTTGACCGCATCCCACGTGAGCAGTATGCTTTGGCATTCGATGGTGGATACAGATGGGGACATATGACCACCAATCTTGTGGAGTGCATCAACTCCGTGCtgaagggtgcacgcaatctCCCGGTCACTACGCTTGTTAAGGCTACATTTTACAGACTAAATGAGTTGTTCACTAGGAAAAGAGCCGAGGCTGAGGCTCGAATTAATGCTGGACATGTGTTCTTTGAGATGGTCACCTCGAAGCTGCATGCAAACCAGCGAGCATCGGGAAACATACAGGTGAGCTGTTTTGACAGAGAACATGAAGTCTTCGAAGTTCGTGAGATGCCTAATGGGGTTGAGTATGCAGTTGACCTACGCCAACAGCGGTGCGACTATGGTGAATTCCAGGTTGACCGAATTCCGTGTCGACATGTTCTAGCTTGTTGTGCAAATCAGCGGTTGGATTGGCAAGTATATGTTCATGACGTATACAAGATGGATTCAGTTCGAAGAGTATACAGGGCGAGGTTTAGACCACTGGAAAATCCTACAACGTGGCCTGCGTATCGTGGTCCACGATTCGTTGGCAATCCGTTCCTCAGACGGGTGGCCAAAGGTCGGCCTAAGATGACccgcttcttgaatgagatggacaccCGCATGTTGCGTGGTCCAAGGAGATGCAAGCAATGCGGTGCCGAGGGCCACAGCCGGAGTAGATGTCGTCAGCGAGGTGGTCCAAGTGCGGGGGCACCCGGAGAGTAG